The Quercus robur chromosome 3, dhQueRobu3.1, whole genome shotgun sequence DNA segment ttttttttttttttttttttttttttttttttttttttaattaggaaCATCCAAACAAGTTAAAAAAGAGTCAAGGTTGCACATAAACTTTGACAGAAGTAAATTATTGCCTGTACCTAGTCTTATTCCTTTTCAATTCATAGGGTATTCTACACATTCCAAGGTAGTGTTATCAGACGATCTTTCATAATATTCAAGCATTCCTTTTCTGTAGGCTTCCATCTTAGCTAagactaaaataattcaaaacttGATTAGTAGGGAAAATTTTGCTGCTCAAAAGTCTAAGAGATTTTCTATTTCATCCCAATCACTATAGTTTTTCTTGGGAGATGGGTGTTACTACAATCAGAAAACAAAGCTTTAATGCACCTTGAATATCTCTGAGCACTTCGAGCTATTGATAATGAAATCTGTATACATGGCCTTTCAAGTTATTTAACCTTCCAGATAGAATGATCTAAACATTACTTTTAGTCATCATCCTTACATACTATATCACACCAAACCATACTAGCCATGGTTTTATTTCAGTATAGTGATTAACGCATAGGTATTGGGCCAGGAGGCCATACAACCATGACAAACTATTGATAGAAGTTACAAATCACATATGACATGCTTTACTTATAAACTAAACACATCAAAGACGTGATACAAACCTAGTGTGAAATTTTTCCAcactacatttattttttaccatatTTTACGTATTAATTCCCACCATCTTCGTCATAGAAAGCTCATTAACAACTTTTGTGATTAGGCGGACATTCAGTGTTATAAGTATGGTGGCTCTCAGTTGATGATCCTGATGGATTACCATAACTTCCATAACTGTCATTCTTATCATCCTCACTTTTGTTATCTTTGTCGGAAGAGTTGCTGGCTGTGTTCTCATTATTGGCATCAACTGTTGGCACTGAGCCTGATATTGGATTGCCCATTGTGCTTGACTTCTCAGGTTGATTATTTGGCTTTACATCAGTTGCACCATCGGCCaccaaatttaagagaatcCTTTTGGCGTCACCTTCGATACAAAGCAGGAGCAATCCACAGGCAACTACAACTAAAAGTACAGTTTTCATGATTAACCTGCACTTAAAACCAATAACAGAATTTTATGAGCAGTTAAAACTACCAAACCAAGATTAAAGTATAATTCAACAATGCTATAACAACTCAAATGAACCAAACAATGTTGAACATCTTGGCGCACCTTAtcttctttctctgtttctaTTAGATGCAGATGATGAATGTTGAGCTCAATGACAggaatttatagaaaaattgtCTTTGCTTAATCATGATTAGTGGAAGGTAAGATTTTGAATGCAGGCAATAAGAGTTGATAATTTTAGTGGAGCAAACACAATTTATTGTTCTTATTGTGAAGGCCTGTGCACGTGTGCTCAAAAGTGGGCATCCAAAGTAGTAACTATGAAAATGTATAAATGATCAATGTAGATTTTTCAGTAAGGGTGTGAGAATTACATGGTGATACAAAAATTGTAGTCTGATTATGTTGCCATTATAGGGTTCAACAAGTAAGTGGTATATGTATCATACAGTTTACCGACACTATGTGTGTGTGCCTGTGCTATTCATGTTCCAATAGTGATTGAAGGGTGACAGAATTATAATGTCATTAATCTTCTAAGAATTTATCTGGCTTCTGTCAAATTGAAAGCAACTTGCTGCTTCACCTCAAAggtacaaaaatgaaaaaccaacTGAACTTAAAGATATGGGATGTTTGGGCCTTTTGGTCCTTATGTAGTTCACCTTCAATCCAGAATTAGTCTTGGCATTATTTTGACTCAGCCCATTAGGCCCTTTAAGCAGCCCACTCCAACCCAGAAGGCAGAATTAACTATTACCAAAacagaacaaaagaaaaagaagaagagcaatgCTATGACCACAATTTCTTACACAACTTATCATATGATGAATTGTGAGTAGTAGAAGTGTGGACCCATATGGATCCATCACTTTTTCTTTACTATTATAgcaagttgtggcaaaagttgtgTGTTGGgatttgtggagcctagttatGTTTGATCCGGTTAACGACCCGACCTGACCCGGATAAtattgcgtggtttttaatgggagattttttgaggtttagtccatggagcggaggcttgggccgtggcttaggaaaattttttggcttgttttgtagcccattgtgaattCTGTGCGTAAGATGTAAAACCgttttttggtgattagggttttggaTATTGTCGTTGTTCTTGAGAGATTGAAATAGATTGAAATACTTTACTGCCgcactttgtttttttttcttgataatagtgaaatccttgCAACTTCGTGGATATAAACAAATTatcgaaccacgtaaatactaTCTTGTACatatgattgtttttctttgatgtgtgttttgtttatttttttttttgtcacttacCAGTTGAGAATTTCGGGTTAATTCTCTATATACGGTGTCCCTCGAATTTCTGAAAGAAGAATAGGCGGTGGTAAGTGGTCACCAAGTGGATAATGCAGTAATGTACTAATTATTCAACACCTCAGCAATATATTATgtactaaacaaaaaaagaaaaaaaagaaaagaaatccaCTTCTCCACCACtgaaaaacattatttttctaCCAAAACTATCCCTGAAAATCCTTTCCCTGCAAACAAATTCCACAAGAACTGAACAACAATCACTTCCTCAAAAAGAACAACTACAAAAACTTTTGGCAAAACATAAAGGTCAGTTTTGTCTCAGCTCAAAAACAATACAACAAAACTCCCTCGCTGCCACTCACAAATACAAAACAATTCAGTTCATCAGTTGCCACACACCCACAAGGGCCACACCACCACCATGGCTTTCATGAAACTAccctcttcttctctctcccaCCAAACCACACTCTTCTACTTCACTGCCAACCTAAAAGGGACAAAACCCATCTCAGTCCCAAGCCATCTCGTCCATTACAAGCCAAAGCGCCACCATAAGATTGCAGTGAGAGCTTGTGTGAAGGTTGAGGAAAAGGACAGTTATACTGTGCAAGAGTCTTCTTCTGGGAAGGAGTGGGGGAAGGTGTCTGCTGTGCTGTTTGACATGGATGGAGTGCTGTGTAATAGCGAAGAGGCGTCTAGAAAGGCGGCGGTGGACGTGTTTGCAGAGATGGGAGTGGAAGTAACTGTGGAGGACTTTGTGCCATTCATGGGGACTGGTAATGATTGAATAATATGAATTCAAATTGTATTCATTCATTGGCTATATAGTACTTAGGcattgttaatttgttatatatatatatatatatatatgggttatATTTCATTGTAAGCAAAACTATGtttaatgaattattattcATACTGTTTTGCTGTGTGTAACTTTTTAGTGAGGAGGGTTTTTGGTCTGACATGCTAAATTACTGATAAACCcttgagtttttttttgataatgtgTTGGGAGAAAGTAGGGCAAACGTGTAAATGGCCTTCTTCTGGTGTCACCTTCTTGCCCTTCTTCATGGCAAATTGGGTAATTGTGTGCTTTTAGGTTTTTGCAGTGTGGGGGTTGCAAttgaaataaactaaatattttctgtTAAATTGaccattttttctaaaaaaattaagttgttaagaaatcatgaatttaatcatttaatgaTTGTTCTAACACTTCCCCTCACTTGTGGGCCTAGACTCCTTATTAAGTGAAGCTCAAGacataaaattttaactatttaaatgggaggtagagtagAGACGAAGTTTGAACTTATGATCACCTGCTCTAATACCGTGATAAATTATCGATAGTTCCAATATTTTGAGCTGTTAAGAAGGATGATGTTAATCATTTAACCTTTATTTAGTCATTTTCAAATTTCGGATGGCTTTGTGCCAATCAGTAAAGTGAGGAATTACTCTTCTAGTTTTCTAATTGCTAATGTGCAatcttttgaaataaaaatatttgttttaacACCAAAACCAGGTGAAGCAAACTTTTTGGGAGGTGTTGCTACTGTTAAGGGAGTTGAGGGATTCGTTCCTGAGGCTGCAAAGAAGAGGTTCTTTGAGATATATTTAGACAAGGTAATTGATCCTCTATCTTTAGTCAATATATGTCATGTTGGTGATACTCTTTAGTTACCAAAATTGTCCCTAACACCTAAAGTTTTTTCACATTTTGTAGTATGCAAAACCGAATTCTGGAATAGGATTCCCTGGTGCCCTTGAACTCATTACTCAGGTATGTGGGGGCTGAGTCATGGATGCCATGACGCACTTACCTTCCTGCTCCATCTAGTGATAAAATAACACACTGGTTTTGTATGGCAGTGTAAAAACAAAGGCCTTAAAGTTGCTGTTGCATCTAGTGCTGATCGTATCAAGGTTGATGCAAATCTTGCTGCTGCTGGTTTACCTTTGTCAATGTAAGACACTCTAATCATGTGCTGTGCTTCTCAATTTTATGTAATagcattacatattttattctCCAATTTATACTTCTTTTAATTATTCATATATTGCTGCAATCATCACTGAACACACATGTTATGTGAGTTGCATCACCATGATGAATGTTTTAAACTTCAAACTTGACTAAAACTCCAATAAAATTGAAGAGCCTAAGTCTTAAAGATATGCATCATGTATATTTTCACAAAGGTTCAGATACAAAGAGTTAAATTCTAATTAGTTTAAAATGGAACTGAACTCATGAGAGTCTAACAATTGGGTAATAGCCTTAGAAGGAATAAAGAATATAGTTTGTGGTTAATTCTAAACATTTGtggaaatgtcaaatatttatccaaaattttttcccactttttgAACAATAAATGTTGTAAACCACAGGATCTAGAATATAATCATGACAAAGATGACATGCAAGTAAGCAACTTGGTGATATTTGAATTCTGGACATGATTGTGTGTCTAGAAATCAGATTAGTTCTAAAGCATAGTTTGAACTGGAAATTTCACTAAAACATTTAAGTAGACTGTAAATTTCATCTTTATGAGACCTTTTGtccttattattttgtttgcttcCTTTCAGGTTTGATGCTATTGTGTCGGCAGATGCTTTTGAGAATTTGAAACCTGCTCCTGATATTTTCTTGGCTGCATCAAAGATTTTGAATGTGCCAACCAGTGAGGTATACTAACACATTTAGCAGTTTTATTGTCTTTGGAGACATGATTTCCAAACAAGTTTTTAATTGACTTCAAATAGTGGCTGTATATTTGTATTGAACTTGTGATTTGTGCTGCGTAGTTTTTCTATTACATATTACTATGCTTTTCTTGAAAAGACAATTTCTTTCTTAAGGGAGGGGAGGTGTAAAGGTCAGTGATAAGTGCACTTATTAGATGAATACTTCGAAGGTATATTAGTTTTTACAAATAATGATTTTCTTGAATGTATCATaagttttttagaaaaagttggTTCTGTGAGGTTTTGCATAAACTGTATATTAAGATTGTTCCTATATGGTTATTCTGTTTTACTTTTTTCATCTAAAGAATGTGCCAATTTTCTATATGCCATACCATAAATGAATGTTTGTCAGCAAAATTCTTTTTAGCCTGTTGGAATATTTATATGACAAGTCATagttatattattaaataaagtaatgcCCATATTTTCCTAGTGTATTGTTATTGAAGATGCACTAGCAGGAGTTCAAGCTGCCAAATCTGCAAAAATGAGGTAAATATGTTAATATTATGTGTTGTATCTTTTCAGATCAAGTTTGTCTAAATGTTTTGCATGAATCTCTGTTTGGTAGGGTATATGTTTATTTGGTAAAAAAGGTAATCTTTTccactctttctttttttgggctaCGTGCAGATGTATAGCTGTGAAAACGACTCTGTCAGAAGAAACTCTAAAGACGGCTGGTCCATCACTTATCCGAAATGAGATTGGAAATGTTTCACTTCATGATATTCTCAGTGGTGGCTCTGATGGCTATAGTATGTAGTCCTGAGAGTTTGCCACAAATGTCATTTTGTACCTCATTTAATGTAGAATGCTGAAGCTAAACTAGTGCCATGTTTTAATAATAACAAGTGAGATCAGTTTTCTTGTAATGGGTAATCCCATGTATTGGAATTTTACTCTTTTGTTGCTAAATGCAACCTTTTACACCAATCAATTGGTTTTGTAGATTTTGATTTATTGGTTTAATAAGATGATGATGCAAAAGCTTTTGTTTAGTAGTTACACTGTTGCTCTCCTAGCAATTTTCTCTTGGGTAATACTAGTATATAGTTTCTGTCTTACAAGGTCTCATGAAGGCATGCCGTTGCAGATGAGAAGACGCAGGGAAATCAGTTTCTTTCTACTTCTGCACAAACCTCACCTGCAGTGCTCACGGAAAGGACAGATAATGGGTCAATCCAGAATAGACCTGCTACTGATAGTGGGATATTTTCTATTGGGGGGTATGGCTGCTTCTATATCTGCTTAAGTAACAAGATTTACCTCATTCTGGATATAGTTGTGACAAAGATCTGGTTTTAAATAGCGTGTACCACCTTTTTATTCATGCATAAGGCTAATACTAGATGAGCCTCAAGTATATGTGTATTTCTCCAactttctctctttatctctGAGAGAGCTAAAATAGTCAATCATAATAGATGAAGGTGGCATGGTGGCACATGCCTTAAGTGAAATAGAAAACTTACGATTTTATATAAGTAATGAGCCTTACCTCATCCTGGATATACTTGTGACAAatattgggttttaaatagcATGTACCACCATTTTATTCATGCATAAGGTCATACTAGATGAACCTCAAGTAAATGTGTCTCTCTTTATCTCTGAGAGAACTAAAATAATCAACCATACTGGATGAAAAAGGCATGGGGGCACATAAAGAAATATTATGTTTTTGCTACGTGATTCTCATGCATTTTTGCTTGATTAGCATAGATAACTGAATTGGAGCCTTAAGGAATTCTTTTGGATAATTTGGATGCTTTTGGTGTATACATCAAAGAGATTCTGAATACCGAGTAGTAAAGccccaaatttatttttctcatgGCATGGCAGTGCTGTGCACTTCTTCAAATTGATGAAAAACAGcctttttcattgtttttgggttGTTTATCCTCAAAAGCTGGAATTCAACTAACTTCATGTAATTTCTTTTAGTAGATAGCTTACTTTACATACAATCTTCTTAATGAATGGTGTCCTCTATCAACGTAAGAGTATCCCTTTCCCATTTTTCTTTCCCAACAAAACCAGAAGAGTATTTTTTGAGCAATTTTAGCTTGAGGCTGCAGAAATAATTTATGGACAGGTTGTGGGGTTCTCGGCGAGATATTTTGAGATATGGAAGTTTGGGCATTGCAATTTCTTGTCTCATCTTTAGCGTCACAAACTGGAAGGTATAAATGACTTGACAGAAAAGAATGTCAGAGAACACACTTaaatattttagatttatatTGAATCTCAGCATCACAATCTTTCCTGTGACCTGGAATATGCTAAGAGGATGTTGTAGGCTATTGttctttgcttttattttagtttaattgatGAAAATATACAATTTTCATTCCTTTGCAGTCAATGCAATATTCATCCCCAAAAGCTATTTGGAATCTGTTATTTGGAGTCAAACGGCCATCTTTTGAATCAAATGAAGGTACCGATGCATTTCATGTAACAATTCTGGTATTTTCATTtgctgcattttttttcccactttctTTGATTGccattctttttctcttatCTGTTGCTCTTTCATGGTTCTgtataaattatgaattttttaatatttaaatctaTGGTGTTCTTGATTTGTATTATCTTctcctatatatttttattataatcacTGCAGATGTAAGAAGGGTAAATTTACCACAGTTTATTGGTTATAGGTGAATCAAGATTTGACAGAATCAACCAATATGTGACCTATATATCTGATTTGGAAACCAGGTAAGGATTTTCCCACTTCCCCTTTTAAGATATATTATTGCATTATAACTCTCATCGTTTTTGTCTACTCTGTTTTCTTGTTAGTACCTTTCATTAAATTAAAGTTTGACATTTTTTGCTTGAATTTTCTTTCACTGTGTAAGGGGAACTTCTCCAACTGTGCCAGAATTCCCACCTAAACTTGATTGGCTGAATACAGCTCCCCTTCAGTTTCGCAGGGTAAATTTTACTGaacttgattttttgttttaggtgAAATTAATGTGGTGgctttagttttgattttgatttttttattttggcagGATCTAAAAGGAAAAGTGGTTCTGCTGGATTTTTGGACCTATTGTTGTATAAATTGTATGCATGTCTTGCCAGATCTAGagtttttggagaaaaaatacaaggatATGCCAGTATgtcattttctttcaatttagATATGTCAATCTATTAGCAATCTCAAATTTCACATTAATATAGGCCTCTGCTGCTATCAAAACGCTTGTAACAAAATGAATAAAGTCTAACGAgctttgatattttatttattcattttttcttgtaaggTGAACGTGATTGTTCTCTTAGGTTACCGGAGACACTGTTGTTTTATCTTTGAGAATTTTAATATTGTATCAATGCTTTTCATGCTTGCAAATGCCTAAAATAACTCAGTCTATGTTGTGGAGGTGATAGTTTTTCTATGGTTGCTTTCTGTCAAGGTTGAAAAACATGAGTTAAATTGGCCAAaaaggggggagagagagagagagaaagagagagagatgctttGTTCTTGTTCACCCCAATTCACCTTGCTATTTTATTGAATGTCTACAAATTCTAGCATTATAAAAGTATTTGGTATAAGATTATATCACTTTTGATGAAAAACAatgatgttatatatatatatatatataagtcttATGTACAATCTATATAAATATTCTACAAGTATATGGGAAACATGGAGAGGCAGATAATACCAATTTGAAGTATGAAAAAGCAAGTATTAGTACATTAAAAGCTGAAGTATAATATTATGATAGAATTTCTCCAAGGTGAGTGTTGGGATTTGATAGAAGCTTCCAATCAAGTGTCTCTCATCTTCTTAAATCTGTTGATCATATGTCATCTTTTAATATGATAGTTGGATATTCAACATCAAATGTTGGCAAGTGTCtccaataaaaagtaaaaacaactcccccaaacccaaaaaatatatatatatatatatatatatatattacactgCTTTCTTATTCAATATTTCACAGGTTCATTTTTCATGTGTTTCTGACATTCCTTCATATCAGTAATGATTGCTTAGCTGATTTATGGGTTGGTTTCCAAATGCCTGAATTCCAAAAGtggttgtttttatatattctcATGTTTGTGCAGTTCACAGTGGTTGGAGTACACTCCGCAAAATTTGACAATGAGAAGGATTTAGAAGCCATTCGCAATGCTGTATTACGCTATGGCATCACTCACCCGGTAAAGCTTTATGTTTGGAACTTGGTATGAGCAGAGTTTTGATCTTTCAAAAGTATTTAGGGTGTTTTAAAACTGGTACAACTTTTTTCAGGGTAAATACTGGCCATCTTTTAATGTGATTTGGGTGCATTCCTGTTTTGCTTGTTCCCATGCTCATAAACATGGTGTTTCTTACATTCTACTTGCATAGTGGGACAAGAAATGTCCCTTTTGGTATTTATCTTACATTTTTATTCTAGTATTCTCTTTAAAATCATTGAATTTCGACCTCTTCATCCATGGAAGAGATTAATAATACTTTTCAAAACGATGCTCTTAATCAAATTGGAATATACTATCTTCAGTAATATGGTGAAGCTCACTATATTGTCTGATTGTTTCTAATTCTTTTTAACAATTTAGGTAGTCAATGATGGAGATATGTATCTATGGCGAGAGCTAGGTATAAATTCATGGCCAACTTTTGCTATTGTTGGCCCCAATGGTAAGCTCCTTGCACAAATAGCAGGCGAAGGACGTCAAAAGGTACTGATGACCGCTTCTAACTTTTcttatgaatattttaaaagCCTGATTTCTATTCTTTAGTAAATGCACTATGGCTAGTTTTAAAAGTGTCAATCCAAATGATATCTGATTGTGGCACATGTTTTTGTCTCCATGCATGTGTTTTAATTAATCAAAGTTGAAAGACACTCATACTGACTGGATTTGTCAGAAACAATTGTTTTAGGCAATATGGTTCTGCTTAAGCTGACTAATATTGAGTCGGGGCAAACTAGAATGATGCAActggaaatcaaagaaaaagaaaaagaaagatagaaaacCTAGGAGTTAGCACCATGTGGGGAAAAAATATACCACTAGGAGTTAGTACGTAGTTGGAGTCAGCACTAGACCATTAGGACaattttaatagaaattttattcatcaaaataatCCCCTGCTCAAAGAAGTACAACTTTGCTTATATAGGCTACTAAACTGTAATTCAAACAGAAAtagaaaaccctaattctaattaGCTTTGGAATCTctattattgaattacaaaaataaccttgactctaataaaataaaatactagtaAGCTAAAtaactactaggacctaaaataaaaaataaatttaaccaataaaatacaattgacattaaaaaaattaaaaaaaaatctttccttGTACTTCTTGCATCAAATATCCATTgctatattgaataaaaaaagaaaaagttcaagcatatctgtaatttttgaaaatgtaaaCTGATGGCATGTAGTACACTACCTGTGTCATTATTATGATGTAACATTATAGTTGCCTTTCATGCTAAATGTACAAGGACTCTTAAAAAGATGGGAAAGAAGGGAAACCAAAAGGGTGAAAAAGatattgaaatttttgaaaggTGCAAGAACTTGAGATATGAAGGAAAATTGATGTCTGATTTTTGGAAGTTCTTCAAAGATACAATATTCTTACAAATACCTTTATCAAATaatagatttttcctttttttttttcttagtggAATTCTTCATATCTAAGGCAGTTTATGTGAAAATCAATATGGTTGGGAGCAACTGTCTAAAGTTTATTCCATAACTATGGTATTATTTTAAATCCCCTTCTGCTCcagaagtaatttttttttttttttttcatttataatctCCATCCCATTAATTAACTTCATATTGACATCTTAACTTGTGCTAAATCACCTACTTTGTGCTATATTTCAATGTAACTTGTTCATAACAgcaaatagcatttttttttcagaattgTATTTTTAACTGGCGCGCAGATGGTTATTCTAGTTCATGATTCTATTTACTCAAAATTACTCATTAAATGGTCATATAATAAGGAAATGTAgtcttttcttttgctttgttttgaagGATCTTGACAACTTAGTGGAGGCAGCTCTTCTATTTTATGGCAGAAAGAAGATGTTGGATTACAAaccaattcctttaagtttggAGAAAGATAATGATCCTCGCTTATTTACATCTCCATTGAAGTTTCCTGGAAAGCTAGCAATTGATGTCCTTAACAACAGGCTCTTCATTTCAGACAGTAACCATAATCGCATAGTGGGttctttctctttatctctGGTGCACACGTGCAGACATTCAACATATGTACTTTTTTACTGAATCCTGATCTTAAGATGAAAAGAATGTTACAGTAAgcatattaaaaactaagaaccCCTTTGTCTCACAGCAAGGCTGTCCAACAATCCTGACCTGAAAACAAGCTTCATAATGAAAGAACTTACCAGAATCTGGGTCACTAAGACTTGAATCAAAGACCTGAACACATGCTTCATGTCAAGCTTATAATAACAGTAGTACCTGTGAATTTGTTTATCTTTATCCTTTGTGACAGGTCACAAGTGGAATGTGAACCTGTTTTGATGTACTCAGATTGTTATTTAGCTATCTTTCCACTTTTGGAGTTCAGGTGGTAACTGACCTTGATGGAAACTTTATTGTCCAAATTGGGAGCACAGGAGAGGAAGGTTTACGTGATGGTAACTTTGATGATGCCACCTTTAACCGCCCTCAGGTGAGAATTAAGTTAATACGTTACTCCCACCATCTGAATTGAGAGCCATGATTTCCTTTTTAGGATGTTTCAAAATGAGTGTCCACCTCCagaatgtcaaaaaaaaaaaaaaaaacaatgatacCTTTATCTTCCCATATCATCctcatcaatttaaaaaataaaatcaagataCTAAAAGTAGAGGCCAGCTTTGGACTTCATAGTAAACGTCAAATACTTTTTGTTCTTCGTTAAACATTGTGTCATTTCAAACCACAACGCTCTATTTAAGAGAGTAAGATTTGTATCTATTGTTTTGACTATGCTGCATATTCATTCAGTAGGCCATTAATCTTGGTACTTTATTTCATTTGTGAATGGCTGCATGCATTTTGAGGTTTGTCATCCCATGTCTCATTTTCAATATTGCCTGTATTCACAGTAACTTTGTAGCTCTTGCTTCTTTAGGGCTTGGCTTACAATGGAAAGAAAAACATCCTTTATGTAGCAGATACTGAAAACCATGCTTTGAGGTATGTGTTGACTTCAGAACTATGTCTTGAGTATTTAACAGGCTGGCTGGTGCTCTTTCCAGTCATTAAAATGGCTGTATATTCTCAATGTCTTTGTTTTTAAGTTGATCTTTTCTTTCTAAAGTCAGGTTCAGTGCAAGATCCGTAATAATTATGTGTATTCATATAACAAACATTTACAAAGTTGAAAAACCACTGATTCATCCAAAAATATTTATGCttgtgcttaaaaaatttcaaaaactcaaATCCGCACTTTAAAACAACCACCACCAAGCCTTCGTCCCAAAATTTAGGGTGTTGACTATGGATCCTCCCTAGATTAGTCAAATCTACACTTATAATGCATAAAAGGTTTTGAGTAAGTGAAAATGATTTGGGTTAATCTGATACATAACAGCTCTTTTAGCTGCATTGGTCATAGAAAATAGAATTCATAGGCTCGCTTGTACAAAGGACTGGTTTGGCATATTTGTAATCCAAGTAGCACAATAGTATTTGGACTGTGCAGAAACTGACATATGTGAGGCAATATGAAGGAACGAATGCTTGGAATTAAAATTTAGTCAATAATCTACTCGGCAAGTCTAAATAGTAACtataaaactctttttttttttttttggcacaaggtaaaagttaaaggaactttttttttcctatttcccATACTTCTATCAATTCAACATACACAATCATGTACATTCAAGGTacataatttttcaaagaatgtacaaaattatatatattcaactaacACATTTTTCAATGAATATATACAATTTAGTACACTCAAATGACTCaatgtacaaaatttttcaaagaatgtaCACAATTCAATACATTCAACGTATACAATTTTTCAAGGAATGTACccaattcaaaaattttcaaggtaTACAATTCTGCAAATTCaatgtacataattttaaaaaaatgtatacacaatttttcaaagaatatacataattttgtaCCCACAACATACATAATTCAGTATGTTcaacttatacattttttaatgaatgtacataattttgtatattcaac contains these protein-coding regions:
- the LOC126716763 gene encoding protein SUPPRESSOR OF QUENCHING 1, chloroplastic; its protein translation is MAFMKLPSSSLSHQTTLFYFTANLKGTKPISVPSHLVHYKPKRHHKIAVRACVKVEEKDSYTVQESSSGKEWGKVSAVLFDMDGVLCNSEEASRKAAVDVFAEMGVEVTVEDFVPFMGTGEANFLGGVATVKGVEGFVPEAAKKRFFEIYLDKYAKPNSGIGFPGALELITQCKNKGLKVAVASSADRIKVDANLAAAGLPLSMFDAIVSADAFENLKPAPDIFLAASKILNVPTSECIVIEDALAGVQAAKSAKMRCIAVKTTLSEETLKTAGPSLIRNEIGNVSLHDILSGGSDGYNEKTQGNQFLSTSAQTSPAVLTERTDNGSIQNRPATDSGIFSIGGLWGSRRDILRYGSLGIAISCLIFSVTNWKSMQYSSPKAIWNLLFGVKRPSFESNEGESRFDRINQYVTYISDLETRGTSPTVPEFPPKLDWLNTAPLQFRRDLKGKVVLLDFWTYCCINCMHVLPDLEFLEKKYKDMPFTVVGVHSAKFDNEKDLEAIRNAVLRYGITHPVVNDGDMYLWRELGINSWPTFAIVGPNGKLLAQIAGEGRQKDLDNLVEAALLFYGRKKMLDYKPIPLSLEKDNDPRLFTSPLKFPGKLAIDVLNNRLFISDSNHNRIVVTDLDGNFIVQIGSTGEEGLRDGNFDDATFNRPQGLAYNGKKNILYVADTENHALREIDFVNETVRTLAGNGSKGSDYRGGDKGTNQLLNSPWDVCFEPVSEKVYIAMAGQHQIWEHNTIDGVTRAFSGDGYERNLNGSSSTNTSFAQPSGVSLSPDLKVAYIADSESSSIRALDLKTGGSRLLAGGDPIFSDNLFKFGDHDGIGSEVLLQHPLGVLCAKDGQIYIADSYNHKIKKLDPASKRVSTLAGTGKAGFKDGMALAAQLSEPSGIIEAENGRLFIADTNNSVIRYLDLNKEEAELLTLELKGVQPPVQKSRSLRRLRRRSSADTLTVTVEGGSSKEGNLSLKILLPEEYHFSKEAQSKFSVDSEPESSMVIDPLDGYLSPEGSAILHFKRSSPSASVGRISCKVYYCKEDEVCLYQSLLFEVPFQEEIPDSSPAEITLTYVVKPKTPTNTLQLSVSH